The Bacteroidota bacterium genome contains the following window.
CAAAAAGCGCAAGCCGCAGGCCTGCCGTTTTCACAGGCAAGCTCTGCAGGGCAAGGTAAGCGAGGGTTGCAAGCGGCAAGCCAAGGTAAATGCCGTAACATCGATGACAAACGCCAAGAGCAATCGCATTGATATGCGGGGAGCGTTCCGGAATCTGATGGCAGATCTTGGAAAAAGAAAGCATCAACAACGTGCGCCATTCAGCCGGCAGGAATGGTGGCAACGTAGCAAGCACAACAACAAGCGCAGAAACAAGAAACGCTATCCACCACCTGATGATGAACGATCGGGTCAATTTGTGCACAACCTCCTGTTTTGATGCGTTTCGGGTCAATTAAGGGAACAAGGGTAACGCCCCAAAGTTCACTGGACGCCCTGCTAAAAAGGGCTTACGACGTACCTGAGGCAAGATACGACGAAATGGCATTTTAAGGCATGTCTTTTTGTCGTAGATCCGCAGATCTGGCAGCAGATCCTGAAAACCTGGCGCAAATTAAAGCCCAACGCGGAATTGGTACGCTATGTGCAACACGCATACGCCTTAGCACTCGCGACATGAGAGTGCTAACAAATTGAGAA
Protein-coding sequences here:
- a CDS encoding DUF2085 domain-containing protein, with amino-acid sequence MHKLTRSFIIRWWIAFLVSALVVVLATLPPFLPAEWRTLLMLSFSKICHQIPERSPHINAIALGVCHRCYGIYLGLPLATLAYLALQSLPVKTAGLRLALFGSLALLAVDWGAPLLGFWHNTPVSRMATGLLFGVIAGFYLAHALAGKSAQPDAATQADQMMEPGSASEQIS